The Bacteroidales bacterium region GCGCTTCAATGGCTACCCGGGCCTTAAAGGCCGACGTAAATTTTCTTCTTTTTGCTTTCATAATACCACTGTTAAAATTAGACTTTTTTCAACTTAACCAGTGGTCTGAATTTTGGGGAGTATTATAGTATACCATTAAATTAACAAGAGCTGAGGTGGAAGAACTGAGGAGTATCATCAACAAGGGCTCTCACACTTCGCAAACATTTCGGACAGCATACATTCTTCTTAATTGTGATAAGGGGAAGTATTCTGAAAAAGTAACAAATGAACAACTATCAAAGGTTCTTAAAATCGGGATGAGAACAATCGATCGTGTCAAAAAAAAATTCATTGAGGAAGGTCTGGAGGCGACATTGGAAAGAAGACCAACAACCCGCATATATGAAAGAAAAGTTGATGGGGATGTAGAAGCAAAATTAGTAACCTTATGTTGTAGTGATCCCCCGAAGGGGTATGCTAAATGGTCGTTACGCTTGTTGGCTGATAAGATGGTTGAGCTAAAATATGTTGAAAGCATTTCTTACGTGACCGTTAGAGAGGTGCTAAAAAAAACGAACTTAAGCCTTGGAAAGTGAAAGGATGGGTGATTCCACCGGAAAAGAGTAGTGAATTTGTTGCAAACATGGAGCGTGTTTTAGATGTATACAAAAGGCCATATAATCCGAGAAATCCTGTCATTTGTATGGATGAATTGTTTATTCCGGTGATACTGACCCCTCATTCCGGCCATACTGACCCCCCCTCTTTTGAGGGGGATTTTTGAGGACAGGATTTTAAAGAACAGTCAATGGCTTTTTGTTTCTGTAAAATTATTATTTATTGTTTTTCTTCCGCATCGATTCTCCTTTTAAATCGATGCGATGAGATCCATGATATAACCGATCAAGGATTGCATCAGCGATGGTACCCTCCCCAATGATGTCGTACCATTTGTCAACCGGGAGCTGGGAGCCAATGATGGTTGACTTTTTATCATACCGGTCTTCAATGATTTCCAGTAAAATCATCCGGGTTTGAGCATCAAGGGATTGTAAGCCGAAGTCATCCAGGATGAGTAAATCTGATTTCTCAATGCGGGTGGTTTCTTTGGGGTATGATCCGTCAGCCTTTGCCACTTTCAAGGAAGGAAAGAGTTTCTGGCAGTTGAAGTACAGAACCTTATATCCTTTCAGACAAGCCTGATGGCCTAGGGCAGAGACCAGGTAACTTTTTCCACAATAATGTAAAATTTTACATTTATCGGAAAAACCTTTATCGCAGCCGGGCTTTGTTACGAAGCCTTGCTCAAGGGTTATAAAGCCTGCTTCAGGACTATGGAACAACTGGACCATCTGTTGAAAATGAAGGAGATTACCAAAATCGGCCTCCCGTGAATATACTGTACTGCTCAATGCAGATCTTTTAGTGATTGATGATATTATGATGTTCCCCATCGAACGCAAACAATCGGTGACCCTGTTTAATCTCATTGATCATCTTCACCAGAATGCCTCTATTGTCGTCACAACTAACAAAAGCCCGGATGAATGGGTTAAAGTACTTGATGATGAAGTTCTGGCTGCAGCAATCCTGGATAGGTTGCTTTTTAAGTGCGAAGTGGTCAAATTATCCGGTAAATCCTACCGGTTGGAAAACAGAAAAACAATCTTTGAAAATAACGTTCTTTAATATTTTGTTCCTTTGCAAATCGGAAATTAACGATGCAGAAATACTTGCATTCTTATTTACCGAAAATCTGCATTTGTAATTACCGCTTACAACGCGGTGTTGGCAAAACCACGCTAATTCTCCAGCACATCAAGTTACATCACCATTATCGGGATACGCTTTATGTAAGTGCAGACGATCTTTATTTCTCAGATAACAGCTTATTCTATTTAGCATCCGAATTTTACAAAAATGGAGGTAAACATTTGTTTATAGATGAAATTCATAAATATGCCGAATGGTCGAAAGAGTTGAAAATGATATACGATAATTTTTCCGATTTGCATGTAGTATTCACGGGATCGTCCATTCTTGATGTTTACAAAGGGAGTGATGACCTAAGTCGGCGAGTGTTAAGTTTTTATTTGCAGGGCATGTCGTTTCGCGAATATCTGAATATGTCGCAGGGCTTACAACTTCCGGCGTATAGTTTGGAGGATATTATTGCCAATAGGGTAGAGCTATCGGGCATCGAACACCCCCTAACGCATTTCAGAAGTTATTTAAGGGAAGGATATTATCCTTTTTATAAGGAATCGGGCTACTATGAGCGATTGAATAATGTTATTAATTTAACGTTGGAGACAGATATTCCGATTTTCTCAAAAATGAATATTTCTACCGCGCAAAAGTTGAAACAATTGTTGTACATTGTTTCGAGCAGTGTGCCTTTTAAGCCGAATTTCACAAAAATAGCAGAAATGATCGGTGTGCACCGAAATCAAATTGTTGATTTTCTGTATTATTTTGAACGGGCAGGCATCATAGCTCAATTGCGTAACGATACTAACGGAATACGGTTATTGGGTAAAGTTGAAAAGGTTTATTTGGATAACACAAATTTGATGTATGCTATTGGCGAACAACGACCCGATGTTGGAAACATTCGCGAAACCTTCTTTTTTAATCAAATGCGATTGAATCATCAACTGTTTTGCTCCGAGGTTTCCGACTTCAAAATTGACAATTACAACTTTGAAGTAGGTGGTAAAAACAAAACCCGCAAACAAATAGCGGATGTGGAAAACGCCTTTGTGGTAAAAGATGATATTGAATATGGATATATGAAAACTATCCCGTTATGGGCATTTGGTTTTAATTACTAAAAACCAATAATCACTCTTAGGGCGATCCACAAGAAGTCCAGGTATCGAAGTATTATTTGATTAAATTAGCAGTGAATTTTCTTAAAACGTATGAGTAATATTAAACTTTTTGAAAGCAAGCAAATACGCAATGAATGGAATGAGCAAGCGCAAAAATGGTATTTTGCAGTAATTGATGTTATTGAAATTTTAACTGAAAGCAATAATCCGAGAAGATATTGGAGCGACCTTAAAAGAAAGCTTAACTCTGAAGGATTTTCTCAGTTGTACGAAATTATCGTACAACTGAAAATGATCTCATCAGACGGGAAAAATATATAGTTGATCCTTAACAATTATTAACATATTGATTGTTAATAACTTATGTTCTTTGAAATGGTTGAACGTGTCTGGATTTTGATTAAATTTGATCAAAACCCTGCAAATTATGATGAAAAAATTACCGGTCCGGCCGCAGCTCGAAATGTTCAAAACAACCCTGGTCAGTTTCATTCATCCAGAGCATGAACTTTGTTTATTGGCAAAGAAAATCGATTGGGAATCTTTGGAGAAAGAGTTTGCGCCCTTGTATGGCACCGTTGGCAGGCCTTCTGTGCCAATAAGGACCATTGTTGGATTATTGCTCCTGAAGCAGATGTACAACCTGGGGGATGAAACAGTTGTTGCGAGATATCTTGAAAATCCTTACTGGCAGCATTTTTGCGGTGAGATTTATTTTCAGTACAACCTGCCTTTTGATCCGAGTGATTTTGTTCATTTCCGACACAGAATCGGTGAAGCCGGAATGGAAAAGATCTTCAGGCAGAGTATTGATTTATTCGGAGCAGAGTTGATCCGCAAGGAAGTAAAGGAAGTCAGGGTGGATACTACGGTACAGGAAAAGAATATAACCTATCCCACGGATCGCAAGTTGTATGAAAAGGCCATCGAACATTGCAAGAAGATTGCCAATACAGAAGGATTGAAGTTGAAACGGACCTACACCCGGGAGATCAAAAAGCTCAAGTATCAATTACGTTTTTGCAGGAGTCCGAAGGACTTTAAAAGACGGATCCGTTTGCAGGGAAAGCTGCACCGGATTGCCGTAAAGATTTATTCGGATGTGGTCACCCAGCTGGATCCGACTCCTAACCAGGATCTTTTCGACAGGCTTACCGTAATTTACCGGGTGCTGATTCAGCAACGTGACGATAAAAACAAAGTATACAGCATTCATGAACCGGGCGTTCTATGTATTGCCAAAGGGAAAGAGCACAAGCCATATGAATTTGGAAATAAGAGTTCATTCGCCTATACCAGGAAAACAGGTATCATCGTTGGTGCCATGGCCTTTGAAGAAAACACCTATGATGGCCATACATTGGAGCCACAGTTAAAGCAGGTTCAGGAACTGACCGGAGGCAATATCAAGAAAGCTATTGTTGACAGGGGTTATAAGATAAAAAAACAAATCGAATCGATCGAAATTGTCATGCCAATACCCAATAAAAAGGAAAGTTATTACAAGAAAAAACAGCGGGAGGCCAGATGCCGATCAAGAGCTGGAATAGAAGGACTTATCTCACACCTGAAACATGATCACAGGATGCTGAGAAATTATCTGAAAGGCACAGCCGGAGACAAAATCAACACCTTATTGGCTGCTGCGGCTTACAATATGATGAAATGGATGAGAATGAAACGAGAAGAAATTTTATTTTTCCTTTTTCGGTGGTTATATCAAGCAAAGTTTTTTGCTCCGGTAAATATCCCATGTATTTGAATGAAGGAAAAAAGTGATTTAATAAGGATCAACTATATAACAGACTGTGCAGATGCTAAGG contains the following coding sequences:
- a CDS encoding ATP-binding protein, encoding MMFPIERKQSVTLFNLIDHLHQNASIVVTTNKSPDEWVKVLDDEVLAAAILDRLLFKCEVVKLSGKSYRLENRKTIFENNVL
- a CDS encoding ATP-binding protein, producing MSSTVYSREADFGNLLHFQQMVQLFHSPEAGFITLEQGFVTKPGCDKGFSDKCKILHYCGKSYLVSALGHQACLKGYKVLYFNCQKLFPSLKVAKADGSYPKETTRIEKSDLLILDDFGLQSLDAQTRMILLEIIEDRYDKKSTIIGSQLPVDKWYDIIGEGTIADAILDRLYHGSHRIDLKGESMRKKNNK
- a CDS encoding IS5 family transposase, translated to MMKKLPVRPQLEMFKTTLVSFIHPEHELCLLAKKIDWESLEKEFAPLYGTVGRPSVPIRTIVGLLLLKQMYNLGDETVVARYLENPYWQHFCGEIYFQYNLPFDPSDFVHFRHRIGEAGMEKIFRQSIDLFGAELIRKEVKEVRVDTTVQEKNITYPTDRKLYEKAIEHCKKIANTEGLKLKRTYTREIKKLKYQLRFCRSPKDFKRRIRLQGKLHRIAVKIYSDVVTQLDPTPNQDLFDRLTVIYRVLIQQRDDKNKVYSIHEPGVLCIAKGKEHKPYEFGNKSSFAYTRKTGIIVGAMAFEENTYDGHTLEPQLKQVQELTGGNIKKAIVDRGYKIKKQIESIEIVMPIPNKKESYYKKKQREARCRSRAGIEGLISHLKHDHRMLRNYLKGTAGDKINTLLAAAAYNMMKWMRMKREEILFFLFRWLYQAKFFAPVNIPCI
- a CDS encoding AAA family ATPase, with translation MQKYLHSYLPKICICNYRLQRGVGKTTLILQHIKLHHHYRDTLYVSADDLYFSDNSLFYLASEFYKNGGKHLFIDEIHKYAEWSKELKMIYDNFSDLHVVFTGSSILDVYKGSDDLSRRVLSFYLQGMSFREYLNMSQGLQLPAYSLEDIIANRVELSGIEHPLTHFRSYLREGYYPFYKESGYYERLNNVINLTLETDIPIFSKMNISTAQKLKQLLYIVSSSVPFKPNFTKIAEMIGVHRNQIVDFLYYFERAGIIAQLRNDTNGIRLLGKVEKVYLDNTNLMYAIGEQRPDVGNIRETFFFNQMRLNHQLFCSEVSDFKIDNYNFEVGGKNKTRKQIADVENAFVVKDDIEYGYMKTIPLWAFGFNY